In Streptomyces canus, one DNA window encodes the following:
- a CDS encoding enoyl-CoA hydratase/isomerase family protein — MTRSVSPVRAKEMALFGDPADGRRAAEWGSANKCVPHGDLLAVAGDYARRLAALPTIGVGHIKNQINDAVDATFDQVAKQEVTLLGIGIGADADEAMAAFMERREPRFTGR; from the coding sequence CTGACCCGGTCGGTGAGCCCGGTCCGGGCCAAGGAGATGGCCCTGTTCGGCGATCCTGCAGACGGCCGACGCGCCGCAGAGTGGGGGTCGGCGAACAAGTGCGTGCCGCACGGCGATCTGCTCGCTGTCGCCGGAGACTACGCGCGGCGGCTCGCCGCGTTGCCGACCATTGGGGTCGGTCACATCAAGAACCAGATCAACGACGCGGTAGACGCCACGTTCGACCAGGTCGCAAAACAGGAGGTGACCCTGCTGGGAATTGGCATCGGCGCGGACGCCGACGAGGCTATGGCGGCATTCATGGAGCGACGCGAACCCCGGTTCACGGGCCGCTGA
- a CDS encoding TetR/AcrR family transcriptional regulator C-terminal domain-containing protein → MTRRPHGSLSSEEIIKGAFELAELESVDEMSMPGLGRHLGVGVTSISWYFRSKEELFEALTEEAARRLYELLPEFEEYPWDEHLREYFRTFRRIFLENPVLCDLIILRSPMQSEQAMVRYIARLDREIGVLRKAGFSAEQAARAYMTLSVYTRGCVLQERLHAMAGKPQDRDTSNSFEISTARGDLPAMTEVARYLSDSFATDADFEAGLSIIIDGLRGRLTEHKDARRGAGRSAAQADR, encoded by the coding sequence TTGACCCGTCGACCGCACGGCTCACTGAGCAGCGAAGAGATCATCAAGGGCGCCTTCGAGCTCGCGGAACTGGAGAGCGTCGACGAGATGAGCATGCCCGGGCTGGGGCGCCACCTGGGCGTGGGGGTCACCAGCATCTCCTGGTACTTCCGCAGCAAGGAGGAGCTCTTCGAGGCGCTCACCGAGGAGGCGGCACGGCGGCTCTACGAGCTCCTCCCGGAGTTCGAGGAGTACCCGTGGGACGAGCACCTGCGCGAGTACTTCCGCACCTTCCGCCGCATCTTCCTGGAGAACCCGGTCCTGTGCGACCTCATCATCCTGCGCTCGCCCATGCAGTCCGAGCAGGCAATGGTGAGATACATCGCCCGCCTCGACCGTGAGATCGGCGTGCTACGGAAGGCCGGCTTCTCGGCCGAGCAGGCGGCGCGCGCGTACATGACGCTGTCCGTCTACACCCGGGGCTGCGTCCTGCAGGAGCGGCTGCATGCCATGGCGGGCAAGCCACAGGACCGGGACACCTCCAACTCCTTCGAGATTTCCACGGCCCGCGGGGACCTCCCGGCCATGACCGAGGTGGCCAGGTACTTGAGCGACAGCTTCGCCACCGACGCGGACTTCGAAGCCGGCCTGTCCATCATCATCGACGGCCTCCGCGGCCGACTCACCGAGCACAAGGACGCCCGGCGGGGCGCGGGCCGATCCGCGGCCCAGGCCGACCGATAG
- a CDS encoding enoyl-CoA hydratase/isomerase family protein, with the protein MVDDTSTSDVEVSESEGIINVTFCRDAKLNAITPAMFDALDAAVTQLEQRADLRVLVIRGRGRYFTAGLDISTVRATVDPGGDASRSGNDFRRRYRADARHDLFDRLEMVEKPVIMAANGPCMGIGVEMSASCDFRLASEAASFRLPEVAKLAVIPGSGGISRLTRLLGAHWAKWLVMTGALVDASAATDIGLVHAVYPSETFDRDVDEFARKLAALPAEALGLAKLAIDAASEVDRRTARDIDRLAQTMLMQSESLRAGIDRIASR; encoded by the coding sequence GTGGTGGATGACACCTCAACGTCGGACGTCGAGGTTTCGGAGTCCGAAGGAATCATTAATGTGACGTTCTGCCGTGACGCAAAGCTGAACGCCATCACGCCGGCGATGTTCGATGCGCTCGACGCTGCCGTCACCCAGCTCGAACAGCGCGCTGACCTCAGAGTCCTGGTCATCCGCGGCCGCGGCCGGTACTTCACCGCCGGTCTCGACATCTCGACGGTCCGCGCGACGGTGGATCCAGGCGGCGACGCCTCGCGGAGCGGAAACGACTTTCGGCGCAGGTACCGGGCAGACGCTCGGCACGACCTGTTCGACCGGCTGGAGATGGTCGAGAAGCCGGTGATCATGGCTGCCAACGGGCCCTGCATGGGCATCGGCGTCGAAATGTCGGCGTCGTGTGACTTCCGGCTGGCGTCGGAGGCAGCCAGTTTCCGCCTGCCGGAAGTAGCAAAGCTGGCGGTGATTCCAGGCTCCGGCGGGATAAGCCGGCTGACGCGGTTGCTCGGAGCCCACTGGGCCAAGTGGCTGGTCATGACGGGCGCCTTGGTGGATGCCTCCGCTGCGACGGACATCGGACTGGTGCATGCCGTGTACCCGTCCGAGACCTTCGACCGCGATGTTGACGAGTTCGCACGCAAGCTGGCTGCGTTGCCGGCCGAGGCGCTCGGTCTGGCCAAGCTCGCGATCGACGCGGCGTCCGAGGTGGATCGGCGAACGGCCCGGGACATCGATCGCCTCGCGCAGACGATGCTGATGCAGTCCGAGTCCTTGCGGGCCGGCATTGATCGCATCGCCTCTCGGTGA